In the Salvia splendens isolate huo1 chromosome 16, SspV2, whole genome shotgun sequence genome, CCACGGTGGCCGCGCGAGGAGACATTGTCATTGCTCAAAATAAGGTCTGAAATGGACACAGCATTTCGTGACTCCGCGCTTAAAGGTCCTCTTTGGGATGAAGTTTCCAGGTGGGTTGCTCTCGTTTCCATTTTAGTAGTTCCTTACTCTATCTCTGTTTCTTCACCGAATTGAATCAATTTATGTTTTTTCTGCAAGTTTATGGTGTCTGGATTGAATCTTTGCTGATTGATTGATTCAATCTGTATTTTTGCCCTTTATCGAGCATTGAAATGGATGTGTGAACTGTTTTTGTATGATTAATTGCTGGTTTATGGAATTAGGCGAATTTTTAGGGTTTTGGAGTTTATGGTTTATGGAATTAGGCGAATTTGTAGGGCTTTGGAGTTTATGATTTATGTTGCTATCAGGAAATTAGGTGAGCTTGGATACAATCGAAGCGCCAAGAAATGCAAAGAGAAGTTTGAAAACATCTATAAATATCACAGAAGGACCAAAGATGGCCGATCCAGTCGGCACAACGGCAAAAACTATAGATTCTTCGAGCAATTAGAGTTTCTCGACTCCCAATTCTCTATGCCATCCACTCCGTTGAACCCGATTCCTTCCTACGCAGTCGATGCCACGGCTGCAATGGCCAAGGGCGGCGTCACTTTCAGTCAGGACTTCTCCACATTGCCCTGTTCAAGCCAAGACCCTGATGCTGAGTTCCTGTCGGCCTCCACGTCCACTGCATCCTCGTGTGGGAAAGACTCCGAGGGGAGTGTGAAGAGGAGTAGGAAGCTGGCAGACTACTTGGAGCGGTTGATGAAGGATGTCTTGCAGAAGCAAGAGGATTTGCTCAACAAGTTCGTCGAAGCTATTGAGAAATGCGAGAAGGATCGGATAGCTAGGGAGGAAGCATGGAAGGCGCAAGAAACAGCCAGGATAAAGAGGGAGCAGGAGTTTCTGGCTCAAGAAAGAGCAATTGCAGCAGCTAAGGATGCAGCTGTGCTTGCCTTCTTGCAGAAGATCGCTCAGCAGATGCCTTCACTGCACGTCCCAGAAATCCTCAGTCCGTTGTTTGAGAAATCTTCCGGTAAACAAGAGAGCGAGTTGGAGAAGGTTAGCTACTTACTAGAGAATGATGGAGGTGAGACTTCCACTCATACGGACAAGCATGATCACAGCGGAGGCGAGAACACCGTtcaagcgagctcctcaaggtgGCCGAAGGCGGAAGTTGAAGCTCTGATATTGCTCAAAACTGACCTTGACTTGAAGTACCAAGACAGTGGGCCGAAAGGGCCACTGTGGGAGGAGATCTCGGCTTGCATGAAGAAGATGGGCCACGACAGAAACGCAAAGAGGTGTAAAGAGAAATGGGAGAATATAAACAAGTACTATAAGAGAGTGAAAGAGAGCAACAAGAGGAGGCCGGAGGATTCGAAAACATGCCCTTATTTTAGTATGCTGGATTCCCTGTATGCCAAAAAGTCAAAGAAATCGCAACATAATTTGAACAACTTGAAGCCCGAGCAAATCTTGATGCAGATGATGGGCCAACAGCCGCCGCAGCAGCAGCATGGGTCAGATCCGTTGCTTGGGGAATACGACGACATCAGCCACCAAGATCAAGAAGACGATGCAGAGAGCGGTGACAGTTATCAGATTGTTGCCAACAATCTGTGCTCGGTGACCACTCTGGGGTGATTGGGAAGTTTTCTGATGAACAAATCTGGGAACTTGCTGAGTTTTTGCCATGTAAACATGAGAATTCATCTCTTGTTAAACCGTGTAGTTATATGTGAGTTGGTTTGTAATATGGTAATGAGTAATTTTGTCGCAATAAAAGATGAAATAATTCGGTTTTTTACTACCTCTTGAGTGAATTTTTGGTACCTATGAAAGCatcatatttaaaaatcaaGGATCATGTTAAAAATATTAACACTAAAACACACTTACTTTTGCCGGACCAGAAGGATTCAGTCTGGTTGGAGTAgttaatacttttatttaaGCAACCAATCaacctttatttatttatatttttcatttataataGGCATGCTTGTCTATTCATATCACATCCATcatagtaaaaaataattttgttcttCATTTCTACATTTATGATAAATTTCTACCTTTAGTAGAGCAAGACTACTTTTTTACTAAGAAAAACTTAGaattattctttttatattatttttattttactaattttatatagGGTTTTAATCTATCAAAAGAGGCCCATAAGTACCAAAATACAACTCAATTATCAACCGTTCGATTTATTATTTAAGGGCTACGATTTGTCGTAAAAGTTGTTTCTTTTGTGTCATAACAAGTTCGGATTAGGTCACATGAGGGTATTTGCGGGAGTGCAAATAAGTGGAACCGTCGTTTCCGTTTTTAGTGGGCAGATTTAATGGGAgtgattaaatttatttattatgcgAATTTTATGGGATTCAACAAAGATATATCATCAAAACTTAATACGTGTGGGAGTGAAATGGAAGAGAATGATTTAACCCCTGCTCTGAAACCCT is a window encoding:
- the LOC121772210 gene encoding trihelix transcription factor DF1-like; this encodes MLESSIFVENNGGSAPAAARINDEDGDGERSSGGPRWPREETLSLLKIRSEMDTAFRDSALKGPLWDEVSRKLGELGYNRSAKKCKEKFENIYKYHRRTKDGRSSRHNGKNYRFFEQLEFLDSQFSMPSTPLNPIPSYAVDATAAMAKGGVTFSQDFSTLPCSSQDPDAEFLSASTSTASSCGKDSEGSVKRSRKLADYLERLMKDVLQKQEDLLNKFVEAIEKCEKDRIAREEAWKAQETARIKREQEFLAQERAIAAAKDAAVLAFLQKIAQQMPSLHVPEILSPLFEKSSGKQESELEKVSYLLENDGGETSTHTDKHDHSGGENTVQASSSRWPKAEVEALILLKTDLDLKYQDSGPKGPLWEEISACMKKMGHDRNAKRCKEKWENINKYYKRVKESNKRRPEDSKTCPYFSMLDSLYAKKSKKSQHNLNNLKPEQILMQMMGQQPPQQQHGSDPLLGEYDDISHQDQEDDAESGDSYQIVANNLCSVTTLG